A single Paraburkholderia sp. D15 DNA region contains:
- a CDS encoding alpha/beta fold hydrolase, whose translation MSIELHAVMPIVVLLSGLAYVAWALAKGGPKAPPPMDSINSPFKSIDYSDLPPLEHFVARDQTALAYRVYRGRTGAGTGIGTGPGSIRGSVVLIHGSSASSVSMHTLAKALVAEAYDVYVPDVRGHGESGKKGTIAYIGQLEDDLSDFIDAVQPPGPRTLAGFSAGGGFVLRFAGDARQMAFDRYVLLAPLIHHNAASTRRGGGGWVNVGLPRTIALVILNQLRITFFNHLPTVAFALTPEAAAMLTPQYSYNLMQNFRPRDDYRATIRATRRPVEVLVGANDEAFYADQFAGVFAEAGRVVPVTIVPGVGHIGLTLEPAAVAEIVAAVSERQGEAVAS comes from the coding sequence ATGAGTATCGAACTGCATGCGGTCATGCCGATTGTCGTGTTGTTGTCGGGCCTTGCCTATGTAGCGTGGGCGCTCGCGAAGGGCGGCCCCAAAGCCCCTCCGCCCATGGATTCGATCAACTCGCCGTTCAAGTCGATCGATTACTCCGATTTACCTCCCCTCGAACATTTCGTTGCGCGCGATCAAACCGCGCTCGCTTATCGCGTCTACCGTGGCCGCACGGGTGCGGGCACAGGCATAGGCACGGGCCCCGGCAGCATACGCGGCAGCGTGGTGTTGATTCACGGCTCGTCGGCAAGCAGCGTAAGCATGCATACGCTGGCCAAGGCGCTCGTCGCGGAGGCTTACGACGTCTACGTGCCCGACGTACGCGGTCACGGCGAATCGGGCAAGAAAGGCACGATCGCGTACATCGGCCAGCTGGAAGACGACCTCAGCGATTTCATCGACGCCGTGCAGCCGCCAGGCCCGCGCACGCTGGCCGGTTTCTCCGCAGGCGGCGGCTTCGTGCTGCGCTTCGCGGGCGACGCGCGGCAGATGGCTTTCGATCGCTACGTGCTGCTCGCGCCGCTGATTCACCACAACGCGGCGAGCACGCGGCGCGGCGGTGGCGGATGGGTGAACGTGGGCCTGCCGCGAACCATCGCGCTGGTGATTCTCAACCAGCTGCGCATCACCTTCTTCAATCATCTGCCGACGGTGGCGTTCGCGCTGACACCGGAAGCCGCGGCGATGCTCACGCCGCAGTACTCGTACAACCTGATGCAGAACTTCCGTCCGCGCGACGACTATCGCGCGACGATTCGCGCGACCCGGCGTCCGGTCGAGGTGCTGGTCGGCGCGAACGACGAAGCGTTCTACGCCGATCAATTCGCCGGGGTTTTCGCGGAAGCGGGACGCGTGGTGCCGGTCACGATCGTGCCCGGCGTCGGACATATCGGTTTGACGTTGGAGCCGGCCGCGGTGGCCGAAATCGTGGCGGCGGTGTCCGAGCGGCAGGGCGAGGCCGTCGCGTCCTGA
- a CDS encoding rubredoxin encodes MYKKGVAVEIQFSPERLNDGAGDPYWIDLTQAEAQRLLEALQARLAASPTATDAPLVMSLDATSVASAASVTSVTPTIADDAPAPAAAAPADDFKQWVCVICGWVYDEAEGLPEEGLAPGTRWADVPADWRCPLCDVGKEDFALVEF; translated from the coding sequence ATGTACAAGAAGGGCGTCGCCGTGGAAATCCAGTTTTCGCCCGAGCGGCTCAATGACGGCGCTGGCGATCCGTACTGGATCGATCTGACGCAGGCCGAGGCGCAGCGACTGCTTGAAGCGTTGCAGGCGCGGCTCGCCGCGTCGCCCACGGCGACCGATGCGCCGCTCGTGATGAGCCTCGATGCCACGTCTGTCGCATCTGCTGCATCGGTCACGTCAGTCACGCCGACGATCGCGGACGACGCGCCGGCGCCCGCTGCCGCGGCGCCGGCGGACGACTTCAAGCAATGGGTCTGCGTGATCTGCGGCTGGGTCTACGACGAAGCCGAAGGCCTGCCGGAAGAAGGACTCGCGCCGGGCACGCGCTGGGCGGACGTGCCGGCGGATTGGCGTTGCCCACTGTGCGACGTGGGCAAGGAAGATTTCGCGCTTGTCGAGTTTTGA
- a CDS encoding oxidoreductase, with protein sequence MMNRDNPVWLITGCSTGFGRELAKLVLERGWRAVVTARDPSKVQDIAAAHGDRVLVLPLDVTQLAQVEAVVKQAKQHFGRIDVLVNNAGYGYLAAIEEGDDAEVRAMFETNVFGLVDTTKAVLPIMRAQKSGLIVNVSSIGGITSFAATGYYHATKYAVEGLSESLAMEVKPLGIDVMIVEPGPFRTNWAGPSIKQSATVIDDYASTAGERRKQTEARSGKQAGDPVRAAQAIIDAALSDTPPLRLLLGKMALELARKKLDFMRGDFDTWEATTVGADYPEGAG encoded by the coding sequence ATGATGAATCGAGACAATCCCGTCTGGCTGATCACAGGTTGTTCCACCGGCTTCGGCCGCGAGCTCGCGAAGCTGGTGCTGGAGCGCGGCTGGCGCGCGGTGGTGACCGCGCGCGACCCGTCGAAGGTACAGGACATCGCCGCCGCGCACGGCGACCGCGTGCTGGTTCTACCGCTCGACGTCACCCAGCTCGCGCAGGTCGAAGCGGTGGTCAAGCAGGCGAAGCAGCACTTCGGCCGCATCGACGTGCTGGTCAATAACGCGGGCTACGGCTATCTCGCCGCGATCGAGGAAGGCGACGACGCGGAGGTCCGCGCGATGTTCGAAACCAATGTGTTCGGTCTCGTCGACACGACCAAGGCGGTGCTGCCGATCATGCGCGCACAGAAGAGCGGGTTGATCGTGAACGTGTCGTCGATTGGCGGCATCACGAGTTTCGCGGCGACTGGGTACTACCATGCGACCAAGTATGCGGTCGAGGGCCTGTCGGAATCGCTGGCGATGGAGGTGAAGCCGCTCGGCATCGACGTGATGATCGTCGAACCGGGACCGTTCCGCACCAATTGGGCCGGACCGTCGATCAAACAGTCGGCCACCGTGATCGACGATTACGCGAGCACCGCCGGCGAGCGCCGCAAGCAGACCGAGGCGCGCAGCGGCAAACAGGCGGGCGATCCGGTGCGCGCGGCGCAGGCGATCATCGACGCCGCGCTGTCCGACACGCCGCCGCTGCGTCTACTGCTCGGCAAGATGGCGCTCGAACTGGCGCGCAAGAAGCTCGACTTCATGCGCGGCGATTTCGACACGTGGGAAGCGACCACGGTGGGCGCGGATTATCCGGAGGGCGCGGGTTGA
- a CDS encoding LysR family transcriptional regulator: MALTHRHIEVFRALMTTGSVTQAAAMLFTSQPTVSRELARMEQSIGFALFERVHGRLRPTASALTLFDEIKRAYVGLERVASTAASLREFQGGQLAVIALPAFSHSILPGASKRFLDTQPGASVSVATQESPFLEEWLTAQRYDLGLTEHGAPPAGTRLTPLLEVDEVCVLPDGHPLLNKRVIALRDFANQPFVSLSPNDPYRVQIDDAFAQAGIARRQIVETPNAVSVCSFVRQGLGIAIVNPLTALDFADRGLQIRPLAISLPFRVSVIEPEHRPGHPLARVFVEALQSEAAALRLELKRHTGGRAHRANSRS; encoded by the coding sequence ATGGCGCTCACTCACCGTCACATCGAAGTTTTTCGCGCGCTGATGACGACAGGCAGCGTCACGCAGGCCGCCGCCATGCTCTTCACCTCGCAGCCGACGGTGAGCCGCGAGCTCGCCCGCATGGAACAGAGCATCGGCTTCGCGCTATTCGAACGGGTGCATGGACGGCTGCGTCCCACGGCATCCGCGTTGACGCTGTTCGACGAAATCAAGCGCGCGTATGTCGGGCTCGAACGCGTGGCATCGACGGCGGCGAGCTTGCGCGAGTTCCAGGGCGGCCAGCTTGCCGTGATCGCGCTGCCCGCGTTCTCGCATTCGATCCTGCCGGGCGCGTCGAAGCGCTTTCTCGATACGCAACCCGGCGCGAGCGTGTCCGTTGCGACCCAGGAATCGCCCTTTCTCGAGGAATGGCTCACCGCGCAACGCTACGATCTCGGCCTGACCGAACACGGCGCGCCGCCGGCCGGCACGCGTCTGACGCCGCTGCTCGAAGTGGATGAAGTGTGCGTGCTGCCCGACGGGCATCCGTTGCTGAACAAGCGCGTCATCGCGCTCAGGGACTTTGCGAATCAACCGTTCGTCAGCCTGTCGCCCAACGACCCTTACCGGGTTCAGATCGACGACGCTTTCGCGCAAGCCGGTATCGCGCGCCGCCAGATCGTCGAAACGCCGAACGCGGTCTCGGTGTGCAGTTTCGTGCGCCAGGGGCTGGGCATCGCGATCGTCAATCCGCTGACCGCACTCGATTTCGCCGACCGGGGTTTGCAGATTCGTCCGCTCGCGATATCGCTGCCGTTTCGCGTGAGCGTGATCGAGCCGGAGCATCGGCCAGGCCATCCGCTTGCGCGGGTCTTCGTCGAAGCGCTGCAAAGCGAGGCCGCCGCGCTGCGTCTAGAATTGAAGCGTCACACCGGAGGCCGTGCGCATCGCGCGAACTCTCGCTCCTGA
- the lysA gene encoding diaminopimelate decarboxylase: protein MTSFDSYQIAGLARQHGTPLWIYDADTIRQRIDELRAFDVIRYAQKACSNLHILRLMRAQGVVVDAVSHGEIARSLAAGFTPDGDPEGVIFTADLIDHATLATVIEKRITVNAGSLDMLERVGQHAPEGHRVWLRINPGFGHGHSNKTNTGGEHSKHGIWLDELPQALALVRRYRLKLVGLHMHIGSGVDYAHLSRVCDAMVEAVQGRQGLQGHDIEAISAGGGLSVPYKADDARIDTGHYFRLWDAARRRIEAHVGHRVRLEIEPGRFLVAEAGLLVAEVHALNRRPAQQFALVDAGFNDLVRPSFYGSHHEMTVLKRSGAPSDAAPDALAIAGPLCEAGDVFTQAAGGVVMNRTMPAPEVGDFVVFHDAGAYGASMSSNYNSRPLAPEVLLEGGEPRVIRRRQTIEELVALETMD, encoded by the coding sequence GTGACGTCATTCGATTCGTACCAGATCGCCGGATTGGCGCGACAGCACGGCACGCCGCTGTGGATTTACGACGCGGACACGATTCGCCAGCGCATCGACGAACTGCGCGCATTCGACGTGATTCGCTACGCGCAGAAAGCGTGTTCGAATCTGCACATTCTTCGGTTGATGCGCGCGCAAGGCGTGGTCGTCGACGCGGTGTCTCACGGGGAAATCGCGCGCAGCCTCGCCGCGGGCTTCACGCCGGACGGCGACCCGGAGGGCGTGATCTTCACCGCGGACTTGATCGATCACGCGACGCTGGCCACCGTGATCGAGAAACGCATCACGGTCAATGCGGGGTCGCTCGACATGCTCGAACGTGTCGGACAACACGCACCGGAAGGTCATCGCGTGTGGCTGCGGATCAATCCTGGGTTTGGCCACGGACATAGCAACAAGACCAACACGGGTGGCGAGCATAGCAAGCACGGCATCTGGCTCGACGAGTTGCCGCAGGCGCTGGCGCTCGTGCGTCGCTATCGGCTGAAGCTGGTCGGGCTGCACATGCATATCGGTTCCGGCGTCGACTATGCGCATCTATCGCGGGTGTGCGATGCGATGGTCGAGGCGGTTCAAGGGCGTCAAGGTCTTCAGGGGCACGATATCGAGGCGATTTCCGCGGGCGGCGGACTGTCCGTGCCGTACAAAGCGGATGACGCGCGCATCGATACGGGACACTACTTCCGGTTGTGGGACGCGGCGCGCCGGCGGATCGAGGCGCACGTCGGGCATCGCGTGAGACTGGAGATCGAACCGGGGCGCTTTCTGGTGGCCGAGGCCGGCCTGCTCGTCGCCGAGGTGCACGCGCTGAACCGGCGGCCGGCGCAGCAATTCGCGCTGGTCGATGCGGGGTTCAACGATCTGGTGCGGCCTTCGTTTTACGGTAGCCATCATGAAATGACGGTGTTGAAACGCAGCGGTGCGCCGAGCGATGCCGCGCCCGATGCGCTCGCTATCGCCGGGCCGTTGTGCGAAGCCGGCGATGTATTTACGCAGGCAGCGGGCGGCGTCGTCATGAATCGGACGATGCCCGCGCCGGAGGTAGGCGACTTCGTCGTGTTTCACGATGCGGGCGCGTACGGCGCGTCGATGTCATCGAACTACAACAGCCGGCCGCTCGCGCCCGAGGTGTTGCTGGAAGGTGGCGAGCCGAGAGTGATCCGGCGTCGCCAGACGATCGAGGAACTGGTTGCGCTTGAAACGATGGATTGA
- a CDS encoding LysR substrate-binding domain-containing protein, with translation MALTISQLRAFTAVAEHGSIRAASRALGIAQSGITQQLQNLESMLGATLFTRTNRGIALTALGQRLLQRAGAIIGECERAEQEVRQLRGDYVGEVTFGMTTEPLIDALAPVLTQFRTRFERVAVHLRTGTSRMMISRIREGTLDFAVALVSKYTDTTDLSVTPLYPSDPVVVCRRGHPKAHATSLAELVDCPWLATRSPNLTDNPQVHRLNQMFDSHGLPPPRIIATVEGLYETLHLVGATDCLSLEASVVAQRGPFASTLTAIPVRERAVEQDVCLLQRAAVPLTPAAQEFATMIASYSRTVRAR, from the coding sequence ATGGCATTGACGATCTCCCAGTTGCGCGCGTTCACCGCGGTGGCCGAGCACGGCAGCATCCGCGCGGCGTCGCGGGCGCTCGGCATCGCGCAGAGCGGGATCACGCAGCAGTTGCAGAATCTCGAATCGATGCTCGGCGCGACGCTGTTCACGCGCACGAATCGCGGCATCGCGCTGACCGCGCTGGGGCAACGTCTGTTGCAGCGGGCGGGTGCGATCATCGGCGAATGCGAGCGGGCCGAGCAGGAAGTGCGGCAACTGCGCGGCGACTACGTCGGCGAAGTCACGTTCGGCATGACCACCGAGCCGTTGATCGACGCGCTCGCGCCGGTGTTGACGCAATTTCGCACGCGCTTCGAACGGGTCGCGGTGCATCTGCGCACCGGCACCTCGCGCATGATGATCTCGCGGATTCGCGAAGGCACGCTCGACTTCGCGGTTGCGCTGGTGTCGAAGTACACCGATACGACCGATCTTTCCGTCACGCCGCTCTATCCGTCCGATCCGGTCGTCGTGTGCCGGCGGGGTCATCCGAAGGCACATGCGACGTCGCTTGCCGAACTGGTCGATTGCCCGTGGCTGGCCACGCGCTCGCCCAATCTCACGGACAACCCGCAGGTGCACCGGCTCAACCAGATGTTCGATAGCCACGGGCTGCCGCCGCCCAGAATCATCGCGACCGTGGAGGGTCTGTACGAGACGCTGCATCTGGTCGGCGCGACGGATTGTCTGTCGCTGGAGGCGTCGGTCGTCGCGCAGCGCGGGCCGTTCGCGAGCACGCTGACCGCCATTCCCGTGCGCGAGCGGGCGGTCGAGCAGGATGTCTGCCTGCTGCAACGCGCGGCGGTTCCGCTGACGCCGGCCGCGCAGGAATTCGCGACGATGATCGCATCGTATTCGCGCACGGTGCGGGCGCGTTGA
- a CDS encoding transporter substrate-binding domain-containing protein, giving the protein MKTLLTILCAALTLSSGAFAAEPQTVRLGIDPTYPPMDAKAPDGTLKGFDVDLGNEICKRIHARCQWVELEFSGMIPALQARKIDAVMSSMAITEKRQQQILFSSKLFQFKSHLIARQGSPLSAGLNALSGKQIGVQSGTQFESYALKNWAPNGVHVVAYKSQDEVFADLENGRLDGALLGTVEADYGFLRTPAGKGFAFVGEPLSMGDHGVGIGLRKDETELQASINAAIASMLKDGTYAQIAKKYFDFDPYGN; this is encoded by the coding sequence ATGAAAACTCTGCTGACGATCCTGTGCGCCGCGCTGACCTTGAGCAGCGGCGCATTCGCCGCCGAGCCGCAGACTGTGCGCCTCGGCATCGATCCGACCTATCCGCCGATGGACGCCAAGGCGCCCGACGGCACGCTCAAGGGCTTCGACGTCGACCTCGGCAACGAGATCTGCAAACGCATTCACGCGCGTTGCCAATGGGTGGAGCTGGAGTTCTCGGGGATGATTCCCGCGTTGCAGGCACGCAAGATCGACGCGGTCATGTCGTCGATGGCGATCACGGAGAAGCGTCAGCAGCAGATCCTGTTTTCGTCGAAGCTGTTTCAGTTCAAGTCGCATCTGATCGCGCGGCAAGGTTCGCCGCTCTCGGCCGGGTTGAATGCGTTGTCCGGCAAGCAGATCGGCGTGCAGTCGGGCACGCAGTTCGAATCGTATGCGTTGAAGAACTGGGCGCCGAACGGCGTGCACGTGGTCGCGTACAAGAGCCAGGACGAAGTCTTCGCCGATCTGGAAAACGGCCGGCTCGACGGCGCGTTGCTCGGCACGGTGGAAGCCGATTACGGTTTTCTGCGCACGCCGGCGGGCAAGGGCTTCGCCTTCGTCGGCGAGCCGCTTTCGATGGGCGATCACGGCGTGGGTATCGGCTTGCGCAAGGACGAGACGGAATTGCAGGCGTCGATCAACGCGGCGATCGCCTCGATGCTCAAGGACGGCACGTACGCGCAGATCGCGAAGAAGTACTTCGACTTCGACCCGTACGGCAACTGA
- a CDS encoding succinylglutamate desuccinylase/aspartoacylase family protein — MNRQSIPLLSPAIGTHRELVSFHFGPTDQGHKIYIQSSLHADETPAMLTTVLLKRRLLELERQGALAAEIVLVPVANPVGLGQYVLGQFLGRFDLGSGKNFNRHFLQFTKLAARAQEVLGSDPKENVRLVRKLIAEELDAQKPLTEFDSLQLALLKLSHDADVVIDLHCSLEAAMHVYTSEAGWAEFEPLSRYLGAQASLLATNSGGDSFDETHSLLWWTLQQAMPADKPVPNGAVAVTVECRGQRDVSYEVAQEDADAIVDYLVWRKAIRGAVKPLPPLLSPATPLAGSEQFYAPVSGILIHRAKIGDTIRVGQPLFDIVDPLTDETTTISSHTEGVFYMRRAIRFVTAGAPLGRVTGTRPFRTGVLLGA, encoded by the coding sequence ATGAACAGGCAATCGATTCCGCTTCTCTCGCCGGCTATCGGCACGCACCGCGAACTGGTGTCGTTTCATTTCGGCCCGACGGATCAGGGACACAAGATCTACATCCAGTCGTCGCTGCATGCCGATGAAACGCCCGCGATGCTGACCACCGTGCTGTTGAAACGTCGTCTGCTCGAACTGGAACGACAAGGCGCGCTGGCGGCGGAAATCGTGCTGGTGCCGGTGGCGAATCCGGTCGGGCTCGGTCAATACGTGCTCGGCCAGTTTCTCGGCCGTTTCGATCTGGGCAGCGGCAAGAACTTCAACCGTCATTTTCTGCAGTTCACGAAGCTGGCGGCGCGCGCGCAGGAAGTGCTGGGCAGCGATCCCAAGGAAAACGTGCGGCTGGTGCGCAAGCTGATCGCCGAAGAACTGGACGCGCAGAAGCCGCTGACGGAATTCGACTCGCTGCAATTGGCATTGCTGAAGCTTTCGCACGATGCGGACGTGGTGATCGATCTGCATTGCTCGCTGGAAGCGGCGATGCATGTCTACACCAGCGAGGCCGGATGGGCGGAGTTCGAGCCGTTGTCGCGCTACCTCGGCGCGCAGGCTTCGCTGCTCGCGACGAACTCGGGCGGCGATTCGTTCGACGAGACGCACAGCTTGTTGTGGTGGACGTTGCAGCAGGCGATGCCGGCGGACAAGCCGGTACCGAACGGCGCGGTTGCGGTGACGGTGGAGTGTCGCGGACAGCGTGACGTGTCGTACGAGGTGGCGCAGGAAGATGCGGACGCGATCGTCGATTATCTGGTGTGGCGCAAGGCGATTCGCGGCGCGGTGAAACCGCTGCCGCCGTTGCTGTCGCCGGCGACGCCGCTGGCCGGCAGCGAGCAGTTCTACGCACCGGTGAGCGGGATTCTGATTCATCGCGCGAAGATCGGCGACACGATTCGCGTTGGGCAGCCGCTGTTCGATATCGTCGATCCGTTGACGGATGAGACGACCACGATTTCCAGCCATACCGAAGGCGTGTTTTATATGCGTCGCGCGATTCGTTTCGTGACGGCGGGCGCGCCGTTGGGACGCGTGACGGGCACGCGTCCGTTCAGGACGGGGGTGTTGCTGGGGGCGTGA
- a CDS encoding cupin domain-containing protein, whose product MNRETFTQNLTQDGFPEPVVVTKEPNATMDVHTHPFEAKALILEGELHIVCGDEEQVYKAGDVFHLAADKPHSERYGPNGVTYLVGRK is encoded by the coding sequence ATGAACCGCGAAACCTTCACCCAAAACCTGACGCAAGACGGTTTCCCCGAACCCGTCGTCGTGACGAAGGAACCCAACGCAACAATGGACGTGCACACCCATCCCTTCGAAGCGAAGGCGCTGATCCTGGAGGGCGAACTGCACATCGTCTGCGGCGACGAGGAGCAGGTGTACAAAGCCGGCGACGTCTTCCACCTCGCGGCTGACAAACCGCATTCGGAGCGCTACGGTCCGAATGGTGTGACGTATCTGGTCGGAAGAAAATAA
- a CDS encoding Fic family protein — MPNQIAGLLNTIDADKATLDAARPLPRHTVASLREKLMLEWTYHSNAIEGASTTPPDFLHPPAEMAALITWYETAGNMHPVERAAELHTRFVKIHPFVDGNGRTGRLLLNFELMKASYPPAIIRKEDRLAYYAALDKACVSGDYSDTARLAAESVQRSLDNYLDVLGLRRATAPDTAPPSPGSGM; from the coding sequence ATGCCGAATCAAATCGCCGGGCTCCTGAACACGATCGACGCCGACAAGGCGACGCTCGATGCGGCACGCCCGCTGCCGCGGCACACGGTCGCTTCTTTGCGCGAAAAGCTGATGTTGGAGTGGACGTATCACTCCAACGCGATCGAGGGCGCGAGCACGACTCCGCCCGACTTCCTGCATCCGCCCGCCGAAATGGCCGCTCTGATCACCTGGTATGAAACGGCCGGAAACATGCACCCCGTCGAACGTGCGGCGGAACTGCACACGCGCTTCGTGAAGATTCACCCATTCGTCGACGGTAATGGCCGGACGGGACGGTTGCTGCTGAACTTCGAGTTAATGAAGGCGAGCTACCCGCCCGCGATCATCCGCAAAGAAGATCGGCTTGCTTACTACGCCGCGCTCGACAAAGCGTGCGTCAGCGGAGACTATAGTGACACCGCCCGCCTCGCGGCCGAGTCGGTCCAGCGCTCGCTCGACAACTATCTCGACGTGCTCGGGCTACGTCGCGCAACTGCACCGGATACGGCTCCGCCGTCGCCGGGATCTGGCATGTAA